One window from the genome of Phocoena phocoena chromosome 15, mPhoPho1.1, whole genome shotgun sequence encodes:
- the PCNA gene encoding proliferating cell nuclear antigen yields MFEARLVQGSILKKVLEALKDLINEACWDISSSGVNLQSMDSSHVSLVQLTLRSEGFDTYRCDRNLAMGVNLTSMSKILKCAGNEDIITLRAEDNADTLALVFEAPNQEKVSDYEMKLMDLDVEQLGIPEQEYSCVVKMPSGEFARICRDLSHIGDAVVISCAKDGVKFSASGELGNGNIKLSQTSNVDKEEEAVTIDMNEPVQLTFALRYLNFFTKATPLSPTVTLSMSADVPLVVEYKIADMGHLKYYLAPKIEDEEGS; encoded by the exons ATGTTCGAGGCGCGCCTGGTCCAGGGCTCCATCTTGAAGAAGGTGCTTGAGGCGCTTAAGGACCTCATCAACGAGGCCTGCTGGGACATCAGCTCGAGCGGCGTGAACCTGCAGAGCATGGACTCGTCCCATGTCTCTTTGGTGCAGCTCACCCTGCGCTCCGAGGGCTTCGACACGTACCGCTGCGACCGCAACTTGGCCATGGGCGTGAACCTCACCAG CATGTCCAAAATACTGAAATGTGCTGGCAATGAAGACATCATTACACTAAGGGCTGAAGATAATGCGGACACCTTGGCACTTGTATTTGAAGCTCCAA ATCAAGAAAAGGTTTCAGACTATGAAATGAAGTTAATGGATTTAGATGTTGAACAACTTGGAATTCCA GAACAAGAGTACAGCTGTGTAGTAAAGATGCCTTCTGGTGAATTTGCACGTATATGCCGAGATCTCAGTCATATTGGAGATGCTGTTGTAATTTCCTGTGCAAAAGATGGAGTGAAATTTTCTGCAAGTGGAGAACttggaaatggaaatattaagTTGTCACAAACGAGTAATGTTGATAAAGAAGAGGAGGCT GTTACCATAGACATGAATGAACCAGTTCAGCTAACTTTTGCACTGAGGTAcctgaacttctttacaaaagcCACTCCACTCTCTCCTACAGTAACACTCAGTATGTCTGCAGATGTACCCCTTG tCGTAGAGTATAAAATTGCTGATATGGGACATTTAAAGTACTATTTGGCTCCCAAGATCGAGGATGAAGAAGGATCTTAG